The Lytechinus variegatus isolate NC3 chromosome 1, Lvar_3.0, whole genome shotgun sequence nucleotide sequence AAACGACGAAGCGATATACAATCACGTGTTGTGATTGTTAAGGCTGCGCAGTTTCGAATAGAACTTCATCGGCGAAAGCAACTTTCTTTTCGATTTTAACTAGGGCGGTTCCATACTTCGATATCACTTCAAAACGCTTAAAGAGCTGAAAATGATCTGCAGCAAATCTACCCTGTGCGATGCCTTGACGGTCCTACTAGTGGTAACCTTTGGTACCAGTACCTGGGTTTCCCTTGGAGGGATCTGGGTGGAACTACCACTCCTTACCAACTTGGACATCCCTGAGGGGTACAAAATCGGATCTTACTTCACCATCGTCACCCAAGCAGCAGTCATCGGACCACTCATTTTCGTCTCGTGCCAATGCTTTGCTCCAAAGAAGTACCATCTGGAAATCCCAGCTATTTACGCAATTTTAGCGGTGGGTGCCACAGCCAGTTTTCTTATGATATTCTTTTGGGATTCGTGTACGTTTTGGTTTGGAGAAGAGCATAGCACCGCTTTTCTTATCCTATCCTTCTTCATGGCTCTTGTCGATAGTACTTCTAATCTGACCTTTATGCCCTTTATTTCAAGTCTCAAATCAAAGTACCTCAATTGGTATTTCATAGGAGAAGGTCTTAGTTCCGTTATACCAAGTATCGTTGTCCTAATTCAAGGCTCTGGTGGAGAAGATGAATGCGTGGCCAATTATACATTTACAAACACCACCAAAGACCCTGTCAAAAACGTCACAATTCATCAAAACTGCACGATATGGGATGTCGAGAAAGTCGGAGACTTTCGCTTCCCGCCACAGTATTATTTCAcattcatatttgttttgtttgcgCTCAGTACGATTTCGTATTGGATCCTGAGATGTGTTCCATTATTTCAGGACCAGTACGAAGAAGTGGAGCTAACTGAAATTACAAATGACGCTGGTATACGTAGATGCCTTGAGTGTCGCAAGGGCAATCAAGTTGATGAGAAAACACCTTTACTCTTAAGTAACGCTGAAGAAAATAAAACGCAAGGGAATGGAACAGGATTGCCAACAGAAAGTTGTGAGGATGACCTTAATGAAGAATCGTCTGTGGATAGAGAACGCGAAATTGATTGCAGTATGGTTGGAATTGTAGGTAGCAATACTGACAGAGACATTACAGGGAACTCTAATGTTTCCACGAGTAGTTCATCTGCAAGGCATGCGTTTCTATTCATAACGTTGACACTGATCAGCGCCCTATTCTATGGTGTCCTACCGGCTATCCAGGGCTATTCAGCAGCAGCATACGGGTCACACATATACCTCGTTGCAACAGCCTTTGCAGAAATCGGTGGCCCAGTTGGCACCATCCTAGTCATGATTCGTCCAACAACCAGCTATCCACTTGTCTTTCTGATGTCACTCGGAGGCGTGGCTGCTGGTGGGTATTGCATCTTGACAGCATCCCTCAGTCCAACACCTCCGCTGCAAGGACACACAATCGGAGAAGTTTTAATCGTAAGTTCGATGAGGGTTTGGGCAACAATAATGCAGTTAATAATCAGTAAAAGTTAATACTAGTTTTGTCGAATAGATAggtttcagtttcagtttggtttatttcatttcaactcaagtcaatttaagaataaaagaaatcattacaaagatataaatgaatatacaaatgtGTACAGTATGACAtagataaatatttatattagaCACTAAACAATATGATAGTCATATCAATGATATTTACAATGAACTATATAATAACGACATCACATaaccatgataataataagtgTAGAATATTTATGATAAAGTATTTTGCatacaggcgcgccggaacactttcagttttgggggggggggcaaaatcccgaagggggcacaatatttttgacagattgagataccgaagcgatcaaGCGGGAGAGGGGGTTGGACCCTCCCCCCCCCGTgaggattttgtgtaaaaatggagtataaaagttgcgtttttaagagaattcaaaaataaatttcttgagaactAAACATAAAATTCACTACGAAGACTATACTCAGaatttatgagaacctatgaaatctacgcgcaaaacgatcgcttcggAAAGTtgttttcgtgtctgatcaattagattacgtaatacgcttatattgactcaaaataccggaaattacattttttcatgcaatatcctttcagaaatatttatttatgtacatttacatacacggacgacgcgagagagcacaattatcgtaagtttcaaggagtgtattaagcagaagaagcgtaacaacaaatacaaaatacattctaattaatgtcttcaaattcaaaatgtcatactatTCTGACGTAgcagacgtcgataagcacttaaatccccattctatgcaaatcatttctgacctcagcattggagatagaccctgattatccatgcataggcaaaacgtttcatatattgtaactggaggaaaaagaaatatgacctgcttaactattgtctaacaatttaaaacttttctgaaaatttaaaacattactcgatttatgtgtttcctttggcatgttttgtatgactgggaagcacttttggatgaccccttcaaaatcttcttttttctttacatattttcaggggaaaatgtgaccataactaggaaatgatgaatatcaaattctaggaaatattcatttgtaaataatcatgaattaacaaactacggcagttcataatgtacattatgtaacattgtttagaagaaaacaattacattccagtagcggatgtggttgacggtacatcATGTGGAGTTTtcaaaaaaagtggaaagaggaagaagtgaaattgacaggaggaagtggacagttgatagtcaagtaattttttgttcaaatgagcgtagtcctgataaagacagtaaaccagaaaaggttgaagagtTGAAGAGgtttgattagttgatagatgagtactcctgctctgcactccattcgccgactcaagctagcatcttctcatttatccaataagcaactactcaagcctctaAACTTTTCGGtttacagtcattttcagattccatatgttgctcgagtaactatcgttcacgcgcgttggtgatatcggctccggtctgagcgtttctgggcgaccgcgagtttgttagccgacacagccagcatgcattggtgaaccactttcaatttgccattcggttttagtctgaaatgtattcattaaaaggttaaacgttatcacactgtaataagatggaaaaggggcttatcaaaggtatgtttccgagggacatgttcgtcaaaagacgcaaggcttactatgatatgtaattgccccgtcaggggcgaaattttttcattttttacaatggaaatgacaattcttaggcagaaaagtgccttcatcctttacttttgtccttaaatgatatcatttttctacttttaggggtgcacattgggggggcaaaatctcgttttgcccccccataattttctttgggggggggcaagtgcccccccctgcccccccgcttccggcgcccttgtttgcatataacttttattcatctttactatttaaataaaagTTGAGGAAATTAAGGATCCACTCAAAAACAGGGCTTGTTAAGTGTGGATTACTAACAAAGTAAAAAGACAGATTTGTACAGGTATAAGTATAAAATGCAAGAacgacaagaaaaaaaaatcctaaaaaaGAAAACGTCTTATGATATGGTGATGAATGGAATACGGATATGATGGATGGAGAGTGAAGAGAAATGTAACCGAGAAGAAAGACCGGTACACCTGTGtggatgaaagagaaaaatagaaagagagagaaaaaaataagagtgAAGGCAGATCCTTGTCCACTTTGGTAAATTCTGTTATCCATAGGAATTTAAAGTTTGTTCAAGATGGAGTGATATAACGTACTGTGTTAGCCTTGGGATACactgttaacccccccccccccccccgattttacagggaaaaaagaagattttgcagaaagcaataacagaatcgggaacagaatcattctgtaaattcataaaacaggaacttttctgcaatttaacataacaggtatatttaaggaaatttggaAGGTTCCATccccaaataccaatttcctgtaagattacaagtgttctcgagactctgctgcaggaacttcttttattttaaggataaataatAACGGTGTAGTATAGTAGTGCGATCGTGATTTTTGTTTAAGGGCAATCATAGTAAGAATATTTTAATCTTATTATTTCACAGGTTTTGGCGTGGATCCTTCAGGGTATATTCTTCTCCTACTGCCGGGCCGCCATTGGTGGGATTCTTCGTTCTGACAGTAGGTCCTGGATGCTGATGATGTTCTTCGGAGGGTGTACTACAATCGGTACCATTGTTGGCGCCGTCATAATCTTCCCACTTGTAAGCGTTCTCAAAATCTTTAAGAGCTTTGATCCATCTCAGGCGTGCGCCAGCCTCGTAACTTGTCTGCCCCCTTATGAAGAACTTGTAACATCCAGTCTCTAGCATACCATATCGAATGATCAAGAACATTAAATTATAACACTTTCCAAACACACACACTTCTCACCCTGACATACCCACCCACAAAAAAGAAACCTGATGAATTATTATATAGGACATGATTACATGACGGATAATAATTTTTGCCAAAGCCACAAACGGAAGACAATTCCCGAAATGATCCAGTCTGCAAGTGATTTGAGGAAATTGTGATGTCTGAACTATAAATAAACTCATTCTGGAAATTGAAATGCATCGTTCTCCCTCGATGATAATGTATACATTGCCAATGCCCATTACTTACAATTTTCGTATTTGTAGCATCTTTTCCTTCCATTTTATAGAGTGATTGTATTATTGAACTAGGACTTATTTTGTGTGAatgagtgtgtgtgtttattGTTAGAGCTCTACTCTTTTCTCTCCTCAGTCATGACTCTGTCAGCATTGTTGCGGTATTATTTTTGAATTCAATCATGTTAAAATGATAGCGAATTTCATTGGATCTAACCTAGCTATGGATATCTATGGATGCTTATGAACGCAGTCTAGGACTCTATAGGGTCAAtctcaaaaaaatgatacaattcacaaaaaacgtgtctcgactatcttatggccgctagcttcacaaccctgaacattttctacaaaatttttatcaagaaaatgacaataatagattagtttcacaaagcatatgcgaccagtgacttgtaaagctctaattttattacaagagccttttatttttgctttttgttagaataGACAGTGTCTCGGGTCAGTTTTagattttactatcattctcttttataaGTATTCTGTATTTCTTACCTACATTGATGTCTGGTGAGGGCAGCATGGTGTAAACGTCTGACATACTGCGCTTATCCtagtatttgatgatcactttgtgattaatttcacttttaactttgtcccaaatttattttaacctccgtaacgaatactgccacaagttttttctccctttcaaactgaattatattacatgataatgtgtctgcaagtagagtgataatcaataataaataattgatacggaattatcatatgtgtttcctgtattacacgaaaataaaggactgttcttacaaaatgaaatgtatgactaaacagatttaacatccgTAACGCACCTTAAGAAGATATGCACTTTAGCAGTTCTGTTGAGAATTCAGCATTATATAGAataagagacacctttcataataaatacagtttgcAAAGTTAGGGCTGCTACATAAAGACCACGTTGGACCTTAAAGCATAAagacattaacttccgtaacgcattaacttccgtaacattttttcttgaatatgctACAAATTTATGCTATAATGAATCACTCCGGATCATAcagatataaatcatataaggtACCCTCCACCTACTCACCCATAAAAATGATAGCTATTCATCCTTGTAAAATTATTGTTACACACCTTATTTTCGACATCACTttgtaaagagggaaaattgccagcgaaaacaatttcccgcgaattatatacgatatttaatgcttttggaattttaagtaattcatactacaaatttggaatattggcaacttctttagaacttaacaattttaacttcctttgctatataaagtgcattaacttccgtaacaattattgttacggaagttaatacaCTTCTTTGATGTACTTTGCTGAGATTGATAGTACGATTCTAGTTCCAGAACATGTGACATGGCTTTGTCTAATGCTGAAGTCGGCAGAAACGGtggaaagaaagggaataaGGAGAAACAATAAAACTTTCATAGACAAGGAAACAGAACGgaaaactatttgcaatgacTCATGAGCAATGATGAGGAGGGTTATTTCACCgatcaaaaatgtgagcgcaaagcgcgagctaaaacttgtgtatagtcttacctgaaaacttgagattctaagcattttttgtaaaaatgatcaggaggatatctgaataaactattaatgtgagtacaaagtgctagctgatttttttagtattcCGACTGAAACCTTGACATTCTAAACAGTGTTTGTACCATTTACAAGGATGGGTATCTTAATTGATGCGACTGTAAATTTGTTAAGTTTTgatctgaaaacaatcatttttggacgttttaatttgagaacaagatatatatccaataaacaattattgaaaaggtaaaacgcgcgctttttgaagtttagaacccaaaacgggacattctattaactttttgtaatcataaaaaggatgggTGTCTTGCTAAGGAACTGATGCgcagcgagtgcaaagcgctagctgaaaatgtGTCATTCCAATATAAAATACAGTCATTTTAAGCACACTTTCAAATAAAgaggatataaattgaataaaaaaataatttcatgcaatagaatacaaaagaacaagtggggttacatgtatgtacactatCAATCAACTCTTtagatattcatgaagatatgcatagaccaaactgttcccctaaaataatgcaaatctttaaaatggcataacttcgttattccttgctcgattttgatcatatttgcagtattttattttttcagattattatctgttcagaacatattttttgagcctggatgacccctttaatgcgcatgaaaagagctgaaatatttgatataggtcTACCTACGTGAAAACGTGGAAAGGGGTATTCAAACACTCAAGGTTTGTTggaatttattaatgaaatacgtatttcgataatcaaacattttggctattcatcatttttgtaaatcatttttgtaacaggatgcgtaattgggtatctcgatgaaacaaaataatgaaacgaaAATCGCGATTAGATCATAAAGAttccattaataatttatgtatttctgatatcctcttgtttcattcacgtcactttattattattcgtttccccatgtccttttaaacgttttcttttttctctctctctctatcttttttggCTATTGGCAAGCGGCGGGATTCCTCGTAACCCAGAGAACTCATTCTGGTTACGGGActacgattgttatattttgtttattgccagaaacttttaagatgaactgcaattctgtggccctgatattcggttttctcattccaactttgaacaagaacgacaataaaattacagtttccgtttcatgttatgttttcacaattttttgggGTGGCAAAAGTAAGCTATGCGCGccacatttatctttatttattaaaaaaaaggtaacacgaatacctaaatatggattttcctaagctaacaataaatattgcaatttgtaacttgatttaacttccgtaacgaagattgacaagGGTAAAGGCCACTCGATGATTTGATGGTAAAGTATCTTGGGATTCCCAGAATTGGTCATGCATTTCTTAGGATCTTGCTTAGGATTACTTGAGGCCAGAAACTTCTAAGACGAACTACAATTCTGTGGCCCGGTTATTCTGTTTTCTAATTTTAACTGTGACCAAGaacgacaacaaaaatgacagttttctgtttcctgttctatttttaacattttttatttgggggggggggattaagaaatgcgttccacattaatctttaaaaaaatgatatacgaATACCTTAATATGGATGTTCCTAAgctaacaaaataagtattgcaacttgtaacttaattttaacttccgtaacgaagattgacagAGTTAAATGCCATCGAGAGAATTTAATGGTAGACTATCTTTGGATTCCCAGCATTGGTCATGCATTGCTTAGGATCTCAGGTTATggatgaaacttattttaaggttaactcattcaaattatgaacattatactgaacgaaagatgtgcaatgatttttatggtactttttgttatatgttatttggtaaaatcctagttctgaaaaacaatattgaatatttttccatctttcaaacattttggcttcagagataaaattgttgataccacactgaaactaaattgtgtgcatttcaattccaatcatttcaaaagtgatttaatcgagtaacataagtgggcaatgctaacgattaacctccgtaacgttgatatacagtgctcgagttaatccggtcagtacttcaaattgacgcaacagcgacttgccccttttctgtttccactttctcatacatggtactttcacaatatgcatctttcaacccattctgtagacttcagttttacgattttttcccccatcaattggtgcatttttctgagaatgacccTATATTCAGTTCCAAATTCTGTTTCCTCTTTAGGTTGGCCGGATCATGTCCTGGTCATGCTGATGGTGGGTCAGCGTCAAACTTGTACTTCACAGGTTTCAATACTTATCCAGTCCATTTTCGAAGCTGTGGACACTTGTTTGGTTATTTTGATTTAAACAACACGATTGATATCGGGCATttgttgaaattgaaattgattccCTTTTCAATGAACAAAACTGATACTCATGCATTTTCTGATCCAGAAAGCGtacatacacagcaaaaactgtggtgttaaccggtgtacatataggaccacaccagttattttacaccggtgctaaattggtggtgttagttttacacctataggtgttactacaacaacttttgttgttacatttacactctttggtgttatgtttaatctctagggtgtaattttaacacctcagggtgtggtcctctattaacaccaattggtgtcagtttaacaccgcagtttttacagtgtacgggggggcagtctgctccccccctgacgagccacaacccatgcaaaggacgtatccctgcccccccccctccctgacgAGGTTGAAAGACTTCTTTTGCCCCcttgacgagcttgaagacctttattgccCCTCCCCCGACaagcttgaaagacctttttttttgtttttcttgtgtgtttttttttttgcttgcttgtaattttttttcttgtacgaaatcctttatttgtgattgaagacctttttttattatttgcttgtcatttttttttctgttacgAAATCCTTtgtttgtgattgaagaccttatttttatttatttttttgcttgtcattttttttatctgttacgaaatcctttatttgtgactGACgaccttatttattttttttttggggggggggcttgtcaaattttttggcttacggttttgccccccccctcccagtggaaaatcctaggtacgccactgatgtgaataaatattttgtgaggAATTCAGTTATttaaaggtattatttaactttgtgagcagccgattcaaaaaattctcaaaccaagatgaaacatgtgtacaagtgcatgtattagaactaataaaccctgaaaacaaccattattgagaatgaaaagctaaaactaaggGGCAAACccagattttgtaaataggcgtcttatagacacctaaatagtacacataagtgtatgagatgaaattaagatggtgtttccggtcactttatatttcaatttttgaatcattttcgaacgcaattttttctgggcttcatttttggaacatatcattgacacaggtgacaagtgtgaccttctagctcagatttttttaaagtcaaaccaatgttaaccaatcactttaaatccTCGAAGCATGgataaaaatttgatgaaatgggAATTGTTCTATCATCTCTAAACCTTGAATTTGATGTAATTGCTGTTTACTGAAACTTGGTTTAGTACTTCtacaaatataaaaatgtataaattagaTGGTTATTTGCTTGTTTCTAAATGTATACCTTCCGAGACTGCCGGTGGAGTTTCTCTATACTTGAGAGACAAACTTACTTCTAATTAGTTTTCAGAATATAACTGTAATGAACCTAACTATTAAatggtatttgttgaatttgcgAACAATCCCAAACCTACAGTTACTGCATGTGTTTGTCGCCCACCAGACTCAAATATATCTTGCTTTaatgacaaataacaaaatattctaGAAACACtgggagagagagaaattatatctatatttgtGGCGACtttaatataaatttattgaaCTATGGTTCCCACagtaaaacaaatgaattttaagatATTATGTTTACATATTCATATACACATTCCTCTTTGTCATTCAACATTAGTATACAATTCTTTATTCTTCTGTTGGGGTACGTGAATGGAATAATCTAAATTTCGATATAAGATCCAGTTTTCCCGGCCAGTACTTCGATAAATTGATTTAAGTGTATGTATAAGAAACTTATATTTAATAAAATGTTGTTCATGGCTGAATAGGATACTCACCTCTTTCATCtcctaaagtttttttttacttgtttgcTTGTACATCACTCTCTTTCCTATTATAATTCCTCTATGATCTCGAGCTATATGTGTTTGATCTGTATGAATTAATGTGTGAATCAGGTTGGGTGTGTGTCGGTgtgtgtatactcttaatatgttatatgtatttttatgtagGGCCCAGATTATAATCAGTTTTGCTTCTTTTGGGTCCTGGctattttctaattttatttt carries:
- the LOC121411614 gene encoding solute carrier family 52, riboflavin transporter, member 3-like → MICSKSTLCDALTVLLVVTFGTSTWVSLGGIWVELPLLTNLDIPEGYKIGSYFTIVTQAAVIGPLIFVSCQCFAPKKYHLEIPAIYAILAVGATASFLMIFFWDSCTFWFGEEHSTAFLILSFFMALVDSTSNLTFMPFISSLKSKYLNWYFIGEGLSSVIPSIVVLIQGSGGEDECVANYTFTNTTKDPVKNVTIHQNCTIWDVEKVGDFRFPPQYYFTFIFVLFALSTISYWILRCVPLFQDQYEEVELTEITNDAGIRRCLECRKGNQVDEKTPLLLSNAEENKTQGNGTGLPTESCEDDLNEESSVDREREIDCSMVGIVGSNTDRDITGNSNVSTSSSSARHAFLFITLTLISALFYGVLPAIQGYSAAAYGSHIYLVATAFAEIGGPVGTILVMIRPTTSYPLVFLMSLGGVAAGGYCILTASLSPTPPLQGHTIGEVLIVLAWILQGIFFSYCRAAIGGILRSDSRSWMLMMFFGGCTTIGTIVGAVIIFPLVSVLKIFKSFDPSQACASLVTCLPPYEELVTSSL